The following DNA comes from Capsicum annuum cultivar UCD-10X-F1 unplaced genomic scaffold, UCD10Xv1.1 ctg1489, whole genome shotgun sequence.
CAACTTGCAACAATAGCATCTCTCATACCTGCAAGATTTTCAGCAGCAAATCTAAGGCAAACTGCTTTGAGCTCCATGGCATGGTAACGGTCAGCTAAAGCAAGAGTTCTGGAAACAGAGTTCACCGAGATATCTTTGCAAAGATGAGATTCGCACACCCGCCTGAGTCTTGTTAAATCATACCGATCGGCTGCTGATAGCAGTTTTGCTGTCAAAGTATCAGTCACAGAAGGAATAGAAGAAGAACTAGTATCTTCTAGCTCTTCTCCTACAAGAGAATCTCGGTATATGAAGTGCAACATAGCCTGTTTCATTCATGCCACAAGAATAGGTATATCAAAGAAGGGTGAGCGagaatttcatgttttctttgGAAGAATTTTAATCTTTTTGCCAAAACACGAAAGTTACTTTTGAGAAACAAATACAGCAAAAAAGATGGAGAAATGACACAAATGACACTACCTGAAGCAATGAGAAATTCCGTCTTCTTCGACAGCACAAGAAAACCCAATTTAAGATAAAATGATtaacaaaagtaaaaaagaaaaaggtgtcGGTGCTCACTTTAAAGACCGTGGGTTCCATATCTGCGACAATAATCTCCTGCTTATCGCCCTCCAGTTCATCAAACAATTCAGTACGGAATACAGGAGAACGAGCAGCTAATACCAGCTTATGGGCATGAAATTTTTCACCAGCCACATTGAAAACAACATCAGATCCCTCCATATTCTCTAATAGCATGCCAAAGTGTGATCCCATATTAGAATCTGGAACCTGGATTGGCTGTAAGCTCGAACAATCAATTGTAGATTGAACAACTCCCACAGTGCAATTGATTTTCAGACGGTCATCCTTGAGAAAATCTGAAGTCTCAAGCAACGCTCGTCTAAAGAAACGTTTGTATCCCCTGCATACCACACAGATAAaacaatatagtaaaattttGTGTTAAAATGTAACCAAAAATATCAGGCTTAAAGTAACAGGGAAAAATAAAGCTCGATTAGGCCTAGATAccaattttaatatgtattttcttTCAAAC
Coding sequences within:
- the LOC107875769 gene encoding BTB/POZ and MATH domain-containing protein 4, with product MSELSDKTTSPLSRPTSSRSVTETVNGSHRFVIQGYSLAKGMGVGKHIASDNFTVGGHQWAIYFYPDGKNPEDNSTYVSVFIALASEGTDVRALFELTLVDQSGKGKHKVHSHFERSPESGPYTLKYRGSMWGYKRFFRRALLETSDFLKDDRLKINCTVGVVQSTIDCSSLQPIQVPDSNMGSHFGMLLENMEGSDVVFNVAGEKFHAHKLVLAARSPVFRTELFDELEGDKQEIIVADMEPTVFKAMLHFIYRDSLVGEELEDTSSSSIPSVTDTLTAKLLSAADRYDLTRLRRVCESHLCKDISVNSVSRTLALADRYHAMELKAVCLRFAAENLAAVMQSDGFEYLKENCPSLQSELLKTVAGCEDDCSSGGGKSRSVWAQLSDGGDTNGRRVRQRT